The Bifidobacterium asteroides genomic interval TCACCCCGGATGATTACGTAGACAGCAATAAAAATGCCTACGCTTATGATGGTGCCTTAGCCTGGGCCAAGAACCAGGCTGAGTTCTTCACCGTTCATAAGATCATCAATTCTGGTTTGTACGACTACCTGACCATATCCATTGAGGGTGATATGAATATCGCGGATTCGTCCAAAGATCCTGCGAAATTCGCGGTCGGCGGTCACCCCGAGCCCTTGAATGTCTTTGCCATCGTTGGTGACCAGAACAAGGCCCTGTCCTGTGGCAATTCTTCCTGGTCCTGGACTACCGATAACTGCACAAGCTTTGATCCGGCTTCCATGAGTGATTTACAGGCTCAGGATAGATATTCAAATATCACAGCGAGCATGTCCCAGGATAAACAGATGAAGGTGTATATGGGCTACTGCTTGGACAGCAAAGAGGATATGAAATGCAGTGGCCCATATTCTTGGGTTGGTTGGGACGCCAACCCAAATCTCTACCAAAACAATCAGGCTAATTGGGGCATGGTGACGGATTACGGTTTTCCTGAATATAGGAACAATTCCACTACTGGGCTAATCAATGCCACTGCTCCGGGCACAGCCCCGGCACGGTCTTTCTTCGTGTACTGGTTGAATCCGCGTGGCAGTACCAATGATAATCCTGATGGCATATGTTCTGAGACCAATTCGTATTATTACCAGTGGGTGGCTCTGAAGGATAGCGAGTGGGTGCCTGTTGATGAGCTGACCCCTGAGCCGGTTCTGGTGACAGGCCAGCAGCCGTCCCCCAATACGGCGACCACCACGACTAGCAAGGCAGCCCAAGTCAGCAAGTATTCCGCTTTCAACGTGAGTCCAAAGGATCCTCAATATCTCGACAACCCCAACGTGCTTTTTGCCACTGATAAGGATGGCAATCCCATGCCTGCTCAGAAGGCTGATGGCGGGATTGATTTCAAGGAGGCCAAGGAGAAGCAGGATCTTGACGGCTATTTCAAGATGGTCACCTGGCCTGTTACCACGAATAGGGATGGCAGCGCTTGTACCGTCAGCCCTGAGGTATACAACCCCAAGAGCGCTGGTCTTGTAGGGATAAACGATGGTATGTCCACCGTGGAGAAGGATACGAATATCTCTGCGGGCTGGACGATCAATAGCGCCTTTTATAAGTATGACGTGCCTCGTCCTGATGATCCTACGATCACCAAGATCGAAAACGATGCTGATGCCGGTTTGGATGCTTCTGGAAGCGTGTATACGACCAAGCTTGATCCGGTGATCAGTGGTGAGTGCATGCCCTCCAAGGATGCCGCGCGTCCCAACAAGGTCGTTCTCTACGGCGAGGATCCCAATAATCCCATTGTGGAGGGGCAGGGCACGAATGGCGATGACCTGGTGAAAGGGACGGACACGTGGGGGTTCAGGCTGGGGGAAGCTGTTTGCGAGACCGACACTGGCAGCAAGCAGGGAGGGTCCTGGTGGATACAGGACACCAATAAGCAGTATCCGTCGCCGGACCCCGGCAACAAGTACAACGGCTACAGGCGTTATCACGCCTGGGTGGTTGAGTCCACGTCAGGGTTCGGCTTGACCTCCTACTTCTCGAATGTCGGCACGGCTTATTTCGTTTCGGGAGAAAACGTCCCGGATGCCAGCAAGTTCTCGGTCACTGTGCCTCATACCGTCAACGGGAGCCTGCCGGCGGATTCGGTCGTTGTGTTCAGGGGTGAGGTGTCGCCTGTGTATACGGCCTGGTCGTCGGGAAGTCTGGGGATGACGGATTCGAGGATGGCTGTTTCGATGAAGCAGAATGCTGCCTCGGGCTGGACCAGTCTGTTGACCACTCCGGCCAACACCTTCCAGAGGGATGCGGCGGTTGGCGCTGCTCCTTCCGTCGCTGACCCCGCATCAGGTCTCACGCTGAACCTGACCAAGACGGCGGCTTCCACCTGGTCCTGGTCGCTGAATATCCCTGCTGACAAGTTCACTGGTTATAACGGTGACGATGAAACGCAGACATACACCTTCCAGGTTGAAATGGTCAACCCGATGAACCTCCGTTCGGGCCCGGCGTCCATCGAGCGGAAGGTCGACATGACGCCCACCACGCTGACCATTGACCGCCATGACGTCTTCCAGGTAGCGGGCAGGGCCTACAAGTATGTCAATGGAAACACGAAGGTTCCTGAGACCAAGGGGACCATGGTGCATGTGACCTGGCCTGACAACACTGGCACGGATGTGTCTGTGGGGGACCAGGGCTTATGGCAGGCGGTCCCGCCTGAGGGGATGAAGCAGGGGGATGTCGCCGTCCAGGTGCTTTCGGATGATGCCGAGGGCCCTGACGCGCAGGGTCGGTTCCAGGGCGGGAACCAGTCGGCCTCGGTGTCGCAGGAGCTGGAGTTCCGGCCTTCGACCTCCTCCCTGCCGCTGACCGGCGGATGGCCGCTTTCCGTGCTCAGGATCCTGCTGCTGATAGCCTTAGGCCTGGTGGGCTTCGTGGCCTGCCTGAGGAACAAGCAGGAAAGCCGCCACTGACCCCCGCAACGTAAGACAGGGCCTGTTCTTGCGGGCCCTGTTCTTAATACCTGTGCGCGAGATGGGACTCGAACCCACACGTCCGAAGACACAGGAACCTAAATCCTGCGCGGCTACCATTACGCCACTCGCGCGTACGACATACCCTGCCGTTGAAAGGGCAGCTGGTGAAAGAGCCACTTGACAGAATCGAACTGTCGACCTTCTCATTACGAGTGAGACGCTCTGCCAACTGAGCTAAAGTGGCCTTCGCCTCCCGTCCGGACCTGCCGGAAGAAGACAACATGTCACATCATACTGGATGCGCGCGATAAAAACGCCTTGGGCTTCAGGCCAAGGGTGTACAAGCTTCTTGACACAATGGAGGGCATGGATCTCAATGATTTCTATGCCGTCATTCCGGCCGGTGGTGTGGGTACCCGGCTCTGGCCATTGAGCCGTCAGGACCGGCCCAAGTTTCTCTATGATCTGTTGGGGTCAGGCAGAACCATGATCCAAGGTACCTTTGACCGGCTGGCCGGTATCTGCGGGGCCGACCATGTGGTCGTCTCCACTGGCCAGCGGCATGTGGACCAGGTGCGCCAGCAGCTTCCGGAACTGGCTGAGGACGCCCTTTTCGCCGAGCCTGTTCCTCGCGATTCCACGGCGGCCATAGCCTTGGCGACTGCTGTACTGGCCCAGCAGCACGGCGGGGAAATCATCGTGGGCTCCTTCGCCGCCGACCACGTCATCCGAGACGACAAAGCATTCGCGTCCTCAGTGGAGCAGGCGGTGGCAGCGGCCCGGGCCGGTTATGTGACTACCATCGGCATCGCCGCCTCCCGTCCCTCCACCGCCTTCGGCTACATCCACCAAGGCCCCTCCCTGGCCGATCGCATTCCCGGGGCTCCTGATGCCCGCTTGGTCAGCGAATTCGTCGAGAAGCCGGATGCCTCTACGGCCCAGGCTTACCTGTCCACAGGGGAGTATCGATGGAACGCCGGCATGTTCGTCATGCAAGCGCAGGTGCTCTTGGACTGCCTGCGTCGTTACAAGCCGGAGCTCCACGCCGCGGTCATGGCCATCGCCCAGGTCTGGGACCAGGGCGAGCAGGCCCGCGGCCAGGCCATGGAGGAGCACTGGCCGGGCATCGAGAAGATCGCCTTCGACTATGCCGTGGCCGAGCCCCTTTCGGCGGCCGGCGGCGTGGCGGTTGTTCCAGGGGGCTTCGATTGGGATGACATCGGCGACTTCAATTCGGTGGCCGGCCTGCTGCCGTCCTCCAACAGGCGCAACATCAAGATTCTTGGGGATGCCGACCGGGTCATGTATTTGGATTCAGCCGGAGACATGGTCGTGCCCGGCTCCGAACGCACGGTTGCTCTTCTGGGTGTGGATGACATGATCGTCGTCGACACTCCCGATGCTCTCCTGGTGGCCCCCCGAGCCCGCAGTCAGGAAGTCAAGGACATGGTGGCCAAGTTGGCCCAGTACGGCTGTGACGACATACTTTGACAGCGATTCGGCTCGGTCAAGTAGATTGACTGATTTTGTTGTCTTCTGTCTGCTTTTGTGAGTAGTTTGGGTTACAGAACCGGGTGCTCGGTAGACCGGGCATCACCTCATGAAAGGACCCGAACAACCATGGCCATCAATCCTCCAGTGGACGCTACCAGCACCAAGGCCTGGGCGGCCTTGCACCAGCACTTCGACGACATGCAGCGCCAAGGGATCGATCTGCGCGCATGGTTCGCCAAGGACCCGCAGCGCACCGAAAAGCTCAGCTTCGAGCTGGGTGATCTCTATATTGATCTGTCCAAGAACCTGATTCAGCCCGAGACCCTGTCACTGCTGGCCCAGCTGGGCCGCGAGGTCGGCCTTGAGGAGCGGATCGAGGCCATGTTCAACGGCGAGCACATCAACAACACCGAGGACAGGGCCGTCCTGCACACAGCCCTGCGCCGTCCCGAGGAGGATCGCGGCCGGCTGATCGTGGACGGCCAGGATGTTGTCGGCGACGTCCGCGACACCCTCAAGCGCATCTATGCCTTTGCCGACCAGGTCCGCTCGGGCAGCTGGACCGGTCTGACCGGCAAGCGGATCACCACCGTGGTCAACATCGGCATCGGCGGCTCCGACCTTGGCCCGGTCATGGCTTACGAGGCCCTGAAGCCCTACGCGGATGCCGGCATCAGCGCCCGCTACATCTCCAACATCGATCCCAACGACCTGGCCGAGAAGACGCGCGATCTGGATCCGGAGACCACGCTCTTCATCATCGTCTCCAAGACCTTCACCACTCTGGAGACCCTGACCAACGCCCGCCAGGCCCGCGCCTGGCTCCTGAAGAGCCTGGGGGAGCGTGGCCTGCTGTCCAAGGACGGCGAGGACCTCTCGGCCGAGGCCATCCGCCGGCACTTCATCGCCGTTTCGACTGCCCTGGACAAGGTGCGCGACTTCGGCATCGATCCGGACAACGTCTTCGGCTTCTGGAACTGGGTCGGCGGCCGGTACTCGGTGGATTCCGCCGTGGGCACCTCCCTGGCCATCACCATCGGCCCCGAGCGTTTCGAGGAGTTCCTCAAGGGCTTCAACACTGTCGACCGCTACTTCCGCGCCACCCCCCTGGATCGAAACGTAGTTGCTCTGATGGGCCTGCTCAACGTCTGGTATGTCAACTTCTTCGGCGCCCACTCGCACGCAGTGCTGCCCTATGACCAGTATCTGCACCGCTTCCCGGCCTACCTGCAGCAGCTGACCATGGAGTCCAACGGCAAGTCCGTGCGCTGGGACGGCACGCCGGTGACCAGCCTGACCGGCGAAATCTTCTGGGGGGAGCCCGGCACCAACGGACAGCACGCCTTCTACCAGCTGATCCACCAGGGCACCCGCCTGATCCCCGCCGACTTCATCGCCTTCGCCAACACCCCCAACCCGGCAAAGGACGGCGACCAGGACGTGCATGAGCTCTTCCTGGCCAACTTCCTGGCCCAGACCAAGGCATTGGCCTTCGGCAAGACCGCCGACGAGGTCCGCGCCGAGGGCACTCCCGAGGCCATCGTCCCGGCCCGGGTCTTCACGGGCAACAGGCCCACCACCTCCATCTTCGGCGATGCGCTGACTCCGGCCGCCCTGGGCGAGCTGATCGCCCTCTACGAGCACATCACGCTGACCGAGGGCACGGTCTGGGGCATCGACTCCTTCGACCAGTGGGGCGTTGAGCTGGGCAAGAAGCTGGCCCGCGAGATCACCCCGGCCATCTCCCGGGACGACCAGGCCCTGGCCGAGCAGGATCAGTCCACAAAGTCCCTGATCGCCTTCTACAGGGCCCACCGCCGCTGATGTCATGCCGGGTCCCTGCGGGTCCGGTTGGTGGTATATTATTGGACAGTTGTTTGCCGGAAGGGTAGCTGCCGCATGGGCTCCCTTCCTTTCAGGTCCAGCCGGATGCTCCGGCGGATCGGCACCCCCGACGGCAGACCGCCGGGTTCCGTCCAGGATCGCCTCCTTTGATGGTTGCGGTCCATGTCATGGGTCGATGTGCGGCGGCCATGGAGGAACAGCATGAACGCGATTCAGGAATTTGACGCCAGCCACATGAAGCCTGCGGAGCAGATCCCAGACTTCCGCCCCGGCGATACCGTCGAGGTCAACGTCAACATCACTGAGGGCAACAACTCTCGTATCCAGGCTTTCACGGGCGTGGTGATCGCTCGTCAGGGCTCTGGCGTGCGCGAGACCATCCTGGTGCGCAAGGTCAGCTTCGGCGTGGGCGTCGAGCGTCGCTTCCCTCTGCACTCCCCGCAGATTGATTCCATCAAGGTGCTGCGCCACGGCCGTGTCCGCCGCGCCAAGCTCTACTACCTGCGTGGTCTGCACGGCAAGGCCGCCCGCATCGTCGAGCGTCGCGACAACAAGGCCGAGTCCAACAAGTAGGCTCCAGCCAGGGCGACCCAGCCCAGGCCAGGCCGCTAACACCCGGGATGTAATGCTCCCGGGTTTTTCCATGCTTGGGTGTGTACGCTATGAGGCATGCGGAATCTGTTTGTGGGCGGGTTCCAGCGGATGACAAGGAGTGGATATGGCCTTTCGGGATGAGGAAGCGACCTCGTCGGGACTCTGGTACCCGGACGGCAGACAGGCCACCTCAGCCCCGGTGCCGCCCCGTCATGCCTTCGACCGCCCCGGTGGACGCGGCTCCACCAAGGGCAGCCACCCGCGTCTGGGCGAACGCGGTTTCCTGCCCGAGTTTCTGTTCGAGCTGGTTGCCCTCTTGGCCGTCGTTGCCGTCCTGCGCATATTTTTGTTCAGCATCTACGTCATCCCCTCCGGCTCCATGGAGAACACCCTTGGCATCGGGGACAGAATCCTGACCACTCACCGGCTGACCAGGTCCATGATGGCCCCCCGCCGTGGGGATGTGGTGGTCTTCACTGATCCTGCCAACTGGCTAGGCGAAGAGTCCACACCCAGCTTCCGTGGCAGTCACCTGGTCAAACGCCTGATCGGCATGCCCGGCGACACAGTGGCCTGCAAGGGTCATGGCGCCCCAGTCACCGTCAACGGCGTCGCCTTGGATGAGAGCTCCTACCTGCGCCCAGGAGTGGAGCCCAGCTCCTTTGCCTTCAAGGTCAAGGTGGACCCTGGGTACGTCTTCGTCATGGGCGACAATCGTTCCAACTCCGCCGATTCCCGTCTGCACAAGGACGACGGACACAATGGCCTGGTCCCCATGGACAACATCAAGGGCACTGCGTTGCTGACCTATTACCCGGTGGGCAGCTGGAAGCTGCTCAACAACCAGCACAAGGTCTTCGACTCTGTGCCTGAGCCTACCCAGGACTGAACTGGCTATGAGGCGGATCCTGCCGACCCTGGCCACTGAGGCTGCCTTGGCTGATCAGGGAGCCGAGTATGTGCTGGGGCTGGATGAGGTCGGCCGCGGAGCCCTGGCGGGTCCGGCCATGGTCGGCGTGGTGGCGGTCCGTTCCGCTGACCTGCCCCATTTGAAGGTCCCTGAAGGGGTGGCGGATTCCAAGATGCTGACCCCTGCGCGTCGGCTGGCCATGTACCGTGACTTGGAGAACTGGGCTGCCGGCTGGGCGGTGGGGGCCTGTTCCAATCATGAGATCGACCAGTGGGGCATCGTTCACGCCCTGGGCATCGCCGCCCTGCGCGCACTGGCCGAATTGGAGCATGGGATGGACCTTGGGCCCGGCCGCCGTCTGGCTGCCATCCTTGACGGCCCCAATGACTACATCACCCCGGCCGCCGACAGCTTTGACGCCCCCGACCTCCCGGTTCTGCCCAAGGTTTCCACCCAGGTCAAGGGTGATGCCCACTGTGCCAGTGTGGCCTGCGCGGCGGTCATCGCCAAGGTCACCCGTGACCAGCTTATGGTCCGGTTGGCCGCCTCTGACCCTGCCCTGGCCCCGTACCAGTGGGAGCACAACAAGGGCTATGGGTCGCCTGCGCACCTGGAGGCCATTCGCCGTCTGGGACCCAGCCGCCTGCACCGGGTCAGCTGGCATTTGCCCTCGTCCGGTCCCGGCAGGGGCTAATATCGGAACGGTTGACACGGCTATCGTACGGCTATCGGAAGAAGGTCACATGCCCGCAGGCAGCGGGGGCAGGTCACGGTCCAAGCGCCCCTCCATGTTCGAGGTTGCCCGGCTGGCCGGGGTCTCCCACCAGACTGTGTCCAGGGTCATCAACAACTCCAAGGACGTCTCGCCGGCCACCCGGATCAGGGTTCAGCAGGCCATCAGGAAGCTGGGCTACCGACCCAGCAACTCTGCGCGGGCCCTGGCATCCAGCCGCAGCCGGACCATCGGACTGGTGGCCGGCGGAGTCAGTCTCTTCGGACCTGTTTCGTCAATTACGGCCATCGAGACCGTGGCCCGTTCCCACGGACTGTTCATGTCGGTCATGATGGTGGACGAATCAGCCTGCACCCTTGCCGGATTCCAGGAGCTCTGCGGCACCTTCCTGGAGCAGAACGTGGACGCCTTCATCTTTCTGACCCCCACCGACACCATGTTCCAGGCCGCCTGCCAGGTTGAGGTGAGCCAGCCCCGGGTCATCGTCACTTCCACTCATGGCATCACCAGTGTCGAAGAGGCCCTGAGCCGCCGGCGGGGCGACGGTCAGATAGCCCTGACCGGAATCGACCAGTGGGGTGCCGTGCAGCGCCTGGCCCGGCTGCTGGCCTCCCGGGGCCATCGGCGAGTGCTCTATATGGCCGGTCCTGCGCAGTGGCGGGACGCCGCCACCCGATTGGCTTCCTGGAAGGTGGCCTGCGCCCGTTGCCGCATACGAACGGCCGTGGTCCACGCCCGCAGCTGGGAGGCAGGGGAGTCCTACACACTGATGAACCACCTGATCGATCAGCGGGGCATGAGCGGCACCTCCCTGCCCTCGGCCGTGGTCACCGCCAACGACAACCAGGCCGTGGGCGTGGCCCGGTCACTGCAGGAGCATGGCATCCGCATTCCCAGTGACATCAGTCTGGTGGGCTTCGACGACGTACCT includes:
- the pgi gene encoding glucose-6-phosphate isomerase, coding for MAINPPVDATSTKAWAALHQHFDDMQRQGIDLRAWFAKDPQRTEKLSFELGDLYIDLSKNLIQPETLSLLAQLGREVGLEERIEAMFNGEHINNTEDRAVLHTALRRPEEDRGRLIVDGQDVVGDVRDTLKRIYAFADQVRSGSWTGLTGKRITTVVNIGIGGSDLGPVMAYEALKPYADAGISARYISNIDPNDLAEKTRDLDPETTLFIIVSKTFTTLETLTNARQARAWLLKSLGERGLLSKDGEDLSAEAIRRHFIAVSTALDKVRDFGIDPDNVFGFWNWVGGRYSVDSAVGTSLAITIGPERFEEFLKGFNTVDRYFRATPLDRNVVALMGLLNVWYVNFFGAHSHAVLPYDQYLHRFPAYLQQLTMESNGKSVRWDGTPVTSLTGEIFWGEPGTNGQHAFYQLIHQGTRLIPADFIAFANTPNPAKDGDQDVHELFLANFLAQTKALAFGKTADEVRAEGTPEAIVPARVFTGNRPTTSIFGDALTPAALGELIALYEHITLTEGTVWGIDSFDQWGVELGKKLAREITPAISRDDQALAEQDQSTKSLIAFYRAHRR
- a CDS encoding ribonuclease HII; its protein translation is MRRILPTLATEAALADQGAEYVLGLDEVGRGALAGPAMVGVVAVRSADLPHLKVPEGVADSKMLTPARRLAMYRDLENWAAGWAVGACSNHEIDQWGIVHALGIAALRALAELEHGMDLGPGRRLAAILDGPNDYITPAADSFDAPDLPVLPKVSTQVKGDAHCASVACAAVIAKVTRDQLMVRLAASDPALAPYQWEHNKGYGSPAHLEAIRRLGPSRLHRVSWHLPSSGPGRG
- a CDS encoding mannose-1-phosphate guanylyltransferase, coding for MDLNDFYAVIPAGGVGTRLWPLSRQDRPKFLYDLLGSGRTMIQGTFDRLAGICGADHVVVSTGQRHVDQVRQQLPELAEDALFAEPVPRDSTAAIALATAVLAQQHGGEIIVGSFAADHVIRDDKAFASSVEQAVAAARAGYVTTIGIAASRPSTAFGYIHQGPSLADRIPGAPDARLVSEFVEKPDASTAQAYLSTGEYRWNAGMFVMQAQVLLDCLRRYKPELHAAVMAIAQVWDQGEQARGQAMEEHWPGIEKIAFDYAVAEPLSAAGGVAVVPGGFDWDDIGDFNSVAGLLPSSNRRNIKILGDADRVMYLDSAGDMVVPGSERTVALLGVDDMIVVDTPDALLVAPRARSQEVKDMVAKLAQYGCDDIL
- the lepB gene encoding signal peptidase I, whose protein sequence is MAFRDEEATSSGLWYPDGRQATSAPVPPRHAFDRPGGRGSTKGSHPRLGERGFLPEFLFELVALLAVVAVLRIFLFSIYVIPSGSMENTLGIGDRILTTHRLTRSMMAPRRGDVVVFTDPANWLGEESTPSFRGSHLVKRLIGMPGDTVACKGHGAPVTVNGVALDESSYLRPGVEPSSFAFKVKVDPGYVFVMGDNRSNSADSRLHKDDGHNGLVPMDNIKGTALLTYYPVGSWKLLNNQHKVFDSVPEPTQD
- a CDS encoding LacI family DNA-binding transcriptional regulator, yielding MPAGSGGRSRSKRPSMFEVARLAGVSHQTVSRVINNSKDVSPATRIRVQQAIRKLGYRPSNSARALASSRSRTIGLVAGGVSLFGPVSSITAIETVARSHGLFMSVMMVDESACTLAGFQELCGTFLEQNVDAFIFLTPTDTMFQAACQVEVSQPRVIVTSTHGITSVEEALSRRRGDGQIALTGIDQWGAVQRLARLLASRGHRRVLYMAGPAQWRDAATRLASWKVACARCRIRTAVVHARSWEAGESYTLMNHLIDQRGMSGTSLPSAVVTANDNQAVGVARSLQEHGIRIPSDISLVGFDDVPTVDNMFPPLATVRPRFEDLGVATMRQVLALLHQGQPVDFPVTHHGVGLIQADVIQRRSLGYAIKRI
- the rplS gene encoding 50S ribosomal protein L19; amino-acid sequence: MNAIQEFDASHMKPAEQIPDFRPGDTVEVNVNITEGNNSRIQAFTGVVIARQGSGVRETILVRKVSFGVGVERRFPLHSPQIDSIKVLRHGRVRRAKLYYLRGLHGKAARIVERRDNKAESNK